Proteins co-encoded in one Flavobacterium sp. M31R6 genomic window:
- a CDS encoding AAA family ATPase, translating to MKIENINTFGQLKKSGYVSKSIKDELRHNLRTKIKSGEPTFEGVHGFENTVIPELERAILSRHNINLLGLRGQAKTRLARKMIELLDEYIPYVTDSEINDDPFHPLSRFAKDIIAVKGDETPISWLHRSERFFEKLATPDVTVADLIGDVDPIKAANLKLSYADDRVIHFGMIPRANRCIFVINELPDLQARIQVALFNILQEGDIQIRGFKLRMPLDMQFIFTANPEDYTNRGSIVTPLKDRIGSQILTHYPQDIKTARTITTQEAKLDTAQSDLVYIPSLAKDLLEQISFEARESEFIDNKSGVSARLSITAYENLLSTAERRALRSGIDKTTLRLSDFMGIIPSITGKVELVYEGEQEGAAIVAQHLINDAIHTFFPAYFPKVEKLEKQGEKTPYTDILDWFFTESGFELLDDCSDEEYKTILDGIVPLEKLIEKYQPQLEKRDRYFMKEFVLWGLVEYKKLSKGRISEGYQFKDIFGSYISKL from the coding sequence ATGAAGATAGAAAACATAAATACATTCGGTCAATTAAAGAAATCAGGATACGTAAGCAAAAGTATCAAAGATGAATTGCGACACAATTTAAGAACAAAAATCAAATCGGGAGAACCAACTTTTGAAGGAGTGCACGGTTTTGAAAACACCGTAATCCCTGAATTGGAAAGAGCTATTCTGTCGCGTCATAATATCAATTTGTTGGGACTTCGCGGGCAGGCCAAAACAAGATTGGCTAGAAAAATGATTGAACTGTTGGACGAATACATTCCGTATGTAACAGATTCTGAAATTAATGACGATCCTTTTCATCCTTTATCCCGTTTTGCTAAAGACATTATTGCTGTCAAAGGAGACGAAACCCCGATTTCGTGGTTGCACAGAAGCGAACGATTTTTCGAAAAACTTGCCACTCCAGATGTAACAGTCGCCGATTTGATAGGTGATGTCGATCCCATAAAAGCTGCGAATTTAAAATTATCCTATGCTGATGATCGCGTCATTCATTTTGGGATGATTCCGCGTGCCAACCGTTGTATTTTTGTGATCAACGAATTACCTGACTTGCAAGCTAGAATTCAAGTAGCGCTATTTAACATACTGCAAGAAGGCGACATACAAATTCGTGGGTTCAAATTGAGAATGCCACTCGATATGCAATTTATCTTTACCGCAAACCCTGAAGACTACACCAATAGAGGAAGTATTGTGACTCCTTTAAAGGACCGAATAGGTTCGCAAATCTTGACACATTATCCTCAAGATATCAAAACGGCTCGAACAATTACAACGCAGGAAGCAAAACTTGATACTGCCCAAAGCGATTTGGTTTATATTCCTTCTCTAGCGAAGGACTTATTGGAGCAAATCAGTTTTGAAGCGCGAGAAAGCGAATTTATTGACAATAAAAGTGGCGTTAGCGCCCGTCTGAGCATTACGGCTTACGAAAATTTATTGAGTACCGCCGAGCGTCGTGCTTTACGATCAGGAATAGATAAAACTACTTTGCGTTTATCTGACTTTATGGGGATTATTCCGTCCATAACCGGTAAAGTTGAATTGGTTTACGAAGGAGAGCAGGAGGGAGCGGCTATTGTGGCGCAACACCTTATAAATGATGCAATCCATACTTTTTTCCCAGCCTATTTCCCAAAAGTTGAGAAATTGGAAAAACAAGGAGAAAAAACACCATATACAGATATTTTGGATTGGTTTTTCACCGAAAGCGGTTTTGAATTATTGGATGACTGTTCCGATGAGGAATACAAAACTATTTTGGACGGTATTGTCCCTTTGGAAAAATTAATAGAAAAGTATCAACCACAATTAGAAAAACGAGATCGTTATTTTATGAAAGAGTTTGTTTTGTGGGGATTGGTCGAATACAAAAAACTAAGCAAAGGCCGTATATCCGAAGGGTATCAGTTCAAAGATATCTTTGGAAGTTATATCAGTAAATTATAA
- a CDS encoding nuclear transport factor 2 family protein: MKNCIALVLLIATSITYAQKKPNGTIYVEHPAITTVEDMTQAFVSGNADKVASYLADDFKYYSGTTTNKDDKGMDKAAYLKTVKTWKDNIDYPSIKRSKGAYPDALEYKDADQKDLVWVQTWEDVKGVQKETGVKIDRPIHRLFTVNKDNKIKMMINYSTSTVNDEINESYAERTNGQIYNHHENINSVRKMVYAFENKDFDKAYKYYDDKATFIDINNPDINKQYTLAEQKENDKKMFEIYDLVSIDQVGYPDYLHYELDDARVVQSWWKIRLIRKSDKKSIVLPMMFIDTFDDKGKITNEIAYYSQKILEVK, encoded by the coding sequence ATGAAAAACTGTATTGCACTTGTATTGTTGATCGCGACTAGCATCACGTACGCCCAAAAAAAACCGAATGGTACTATTTATGTAGAGCATCCTGCTATCACTACAGTAGAAGACATGACACAAGCATTTGTTAGTGGAAACGCCGATAAAGTGGCTAGCTATTTAGCTGATGATTTTAAGTACTATAGCGGAACAACTACCAATAAGGATGACAAAGGAATGGATAAAGCGGCTTATTTAAAGACGGTTAAAACATGGAAAGACAACATCGATTATCCAAGTATCAAAAGATCCAAAGGCGCTTATCCTGATGCTCTAGAATACAAAGATGCCGATCAAAAAGATTTAGTTTGGGTTCAAACTTGGGAAGACGTAAAAGGTGTTCAGAAAGAAACTGGCGTAAAAATTGATCGTCCAATCCACCGTTTATTCACCGTAAATAAAGACAATAAAATAAAAATGATGATTAACTATTCGACCAGTACTGTAAACGATGAAATCAATGAAAGTTATGCCGAGAGAACCAATGGTCAAATCTACAATCATCATGAAAATATTAATTCTGTGCGAAAAATGGTGTATGCATTTGAAAACAAAGATTTTGATAAAGCTTATAAGTATTATGATGACAAAGCTACTTTTATAGATATTAATAATCCAGACATTAATAAACAATACACCTTGGCAGAACAAAAGGAAAACGATAAAAAAATGTTTGAAATATATGATCTTGTAAGTATTGATCAAGTAGGATATCCTGATTATTTACATTATGAATTGGATGATGCAAGAGTTGTTCAATCATGGTGGAAAATCAGATTAATCAGAAAATCAGATAAAAAAAGTATAGTCTTGCCTATGATGTTCATTGATACTTTTGATGATAAAGGAAAAATAACTAATGAAATAGCATATTACAGCCAAAAAATATTAGAAGTGAAATAA
- a CDS encoding 2OG-Fe(II) oxygenase family protein, with protein MENSFEDLIATYIENKVGISEHFLSNDLANNLKQNLHNLNKNSQLSAAGIGNSEKLSYDGAIRSDSIYWLDKKNNNAFENEFFLQIEAFILYLNESCYAGITGYEFHYSLYEAGDFYLKHLDQFKNNPSRKYSMISYLNSNWQESDGGELLIHQLDNNQKISPTQGKTVFFKSDELVHEVLVTQKTRMSITGWLKSD; from the coding sequence ATGGAGAATAGTTTTGAAGATTTGATTGCTACTTATATTGAAAATAAGGTAGGCATATCCGAACATTTTTTGAGTAATGATTTGGCTAATAACTTAAAGCAAAATCTACATAATTTAAATAAAAACAGCCAATTATCAGCTGCAGGGATTGGTAATTCAGAAAAGTTATCATACGATGGAGCCATTCGAAGTGATTCCATCTATTGGCTAGACAAAAAGAATAATAATGCGTTTGAGAATGAATTTTTTCTACAAATAGAAGCTTTTATACTTTATTTGAATGAAAGTTGTTATGCTGGAATTACGGGTTACGAATTTCATTATTCGTTATATGAAGCTGGAGATTTCTACCTGAAACATCTCGATCAATTCAAAAACAATCCCAGTCGAAAATACTCGATGATCAGCTATTTAAACAGTAATTGGCAGGAAAGTGACGGAGGTGAACTACTCATTCACCAATTGGATAACAATCAAAAAATCAGTCCAACACAGGGTAAAACAGTTTTCTTTAAAAGTGATGAGCTTGTTCATGAAGTTTTGGTTACCCAAAAAACCAGAATGAGTATTACTGGATGGTTAAAGAGCGATTAA
- a CDS encoding VWA domain-containing protein, whose amino-acid sequence MNDTIKKGFYFKSYEAPFQSPFDKLFAIFKELITHTSGDFDEAISWLRELDKEYKLTEPSYTIEDFIEDLKKKGYLREELKDDGTQGLGITAKTERAIRQQALDNIFGNIKKSGSGNHKTKHVGNGDEHTGEFREFHFGDALERISLTESLKNAQINNGVADFMLTENDLVVEETRYKSQMSTVLMIDISHSMILYGEDRITPAKKVAMALAELITTRYPKDTLDILVFGDDAWQISIRDLPYLKVGPFHTNTVAGLQLAMDLLRRKRNTNKQIFMITDGKPSCVREKDGSYYMNSNGLDHYIVEKCYTQAQQARKLHIPITTFMIANDPYLQKFVNKFTEANQGKAFYTGLKGLGEMIFEDYETNRKKRIK is encoded by the coding sequence ATGAACGATACGATAAAAAAGGGATTCTATTTTAAAAGCTACGAAGCTCCGTTTCAGTCTCCATTTGATAAACTTTTTGCCATTTTCAAAGAGCTTATTACACATACTTCAGGAGATTTTGATGAAGCTATCAGTTGGTTGCGCGAATTGGACAAAGAATACAAACTAACCGAGCCATCCTATACAATTGAGGATTTTATTGAGGATTTGAAGAAAAAAGGATATCTTCGGGAAGAACTCAAAGATGACGGAACGCAAGGTTTGGGAATTACTGCCAAAACAGAGCGAGCCATACGCCAGCAAGCTTTGGATAACATTTTTGGAAATATTAAAAAATCGGGGAGTGGTAACCACAAAACCAAGCACGTTGGTAATGGAGATGAACATACAGGAGAATTTAGAGAGTTTCATTTTGGAGACGCATTAGAGCGTATTTCGCTGACCGAAAGTTTGAAAAATGCACAAATCAACAACGGTGTGGCCGATTTTATGTTGACCGAAAATGATTTGGTCGTCGAGGAAACCCGATACAAATCCCAAATGAGCACCGTTTTGATGATTGACATCAGCCACAGTATGATTCTGTACGGAGAAGACCGTATAACTCCCGCCAAGAAAGTGGCAATGGCGTTGGCCGAATTAATCACTACCCGTTACCCAAAAGACACTCTGGATATACTTGTTTTTGGAGATGATGCTTGGCAGATTTCCATTCGGGATTTGCCTTACCTCAAAGTCGGTCCATTTCACACCAATACCGTTGCCGGCCTGCAATTGGCAATGGATTTATTGCGCAGAAAACGTAATACCAACAAGCAAATATTCATGATTACCGACGGTAAACCAAGTTGTGTTAGGGAAAAAGACGGATCTTATTATATGAACAGCAACGGTCTCGATCATTACATCGTCGAAAAATGTTATACCCAGGCGCAACAAGCCAGAAAACTCCATATTCCGATAACCACTTTTATGATTGCAAACGATCCTTATCTGCAAAAGTTTGTAAATAAGTTTACCGAAGCCAATCAGGGAAAAGCATTCTACACCGGATTGAAAGGTTTGGGCGAAATGATTTTTGAAGATTATGAAACCAATAGAAAGAAACGAATAAAATAG
- a CDS encoding RMD1 family protein: protein MGNDNFIKIEAIQIAEVFNIKKIRTEYGVEAHSSSPSEIFYTLKNKKRYIYIFDYGVVVFANCTATEKNEFIDFVKNYASTIVDLELLEEYRIEIDTNTPKVIIKNDYVSVPFVDASVMKIVMLNIAQSVALDYYEALTDDLITSSKKYIQELEQHGKLSISKKNLLKYIGKVLNVKNSIVDNLYILDDPNLVWDNEELHLLNRHLKANFDINPRFKDLDYRLDIVEDNLRLFTDVLNVRESSRLEWIVIILIFLEIMIALLFH from the coding sequence ATGGGAAATGATAATTTTATTAAAATTGAGGCTATTCAAATCGCAGAAGTTTTTAACATAAAAAAAATAAGAACTGAATATGGAGTTGAAGCACATTCCAGTTCACCCTCTGAAATTTTTTATACGTTAAAAAACAAAAAACGCTACATCTATATATTTGATTATGGAGTAGTTGTATTTGCAAATTGCACAGCTACGGAGAAAAATGAATTCATTGATTTTGTCAAAAACTATGCTTCGACAATTGTTGATTTGGAATTGCTTGAGGAATATCGAATAGAAATTGATACAAACACTCCAAAAGTGATTATCAAAAATGATTATGTCTCTGTACCTTTTGTTGATGCTTCTGTCATGAAAATCGTAATGCTCAATATTGCCCAATCTGTTGCATTGGATTATTATGAAGCGCTGACAGATGATCTTATCACTTCTTCCAAAAAATACATACAAGAATTAGAACAGCACGGAAAACTAAGCATTTCAAAAAAAAATCTACTGAAATACATCGGAAAAGTATTGAACGTCAAAAACAGTATTGTTGATAATCTCTATATTCTCGATGACCCCAATTTAGTTTGGGACAATGAAGAGCTCCATCTTTTAAATCGCCATCTAAAAGCTAATTTTGATATCAATCCACGTTTTAAGGATCTTGATTATAGATTGGATATCGTAGAGGACAATCTTAGACTTTTTACGGATGTTTTGAATGTACGTGAAAGCTCCCGATTGGAATGGATTGTGATTATATTAATTTTTTTGGAAATAATGATAGCGTTACTTTTTCATTAA